The sequence CGCTGGGTGAGGCGCTCCGCTTGTTTCGATCCAACAATCTATCGCTTCGGCGCGCGCAAGCGCAGGTTACGGCTCAGCGCGGGGAGGCCCGGCAAACGGCGGCGTACCCGAACCCTCAGCTACAAGCCAGCTACGAGCCGATCTGGCGTAACGGCACCCGCCGGTCGGAAGCCTACGTGACCCTCAGTCAGCGGATTGCACGGAGCGGCCGACGCTACCGGATAGACGCAGCCCGCGCCCGTGTAGGCGCTGTGCAGGCCCGCACGCAGGCCGATCGGCTGCGGCTTACCTTCGAGGTCGCCGCGGCTTACGTTCGGGCTGCCACTGCCGAGGCACGGGTGCGGCAGTTCAGCCGCGTAGCCCGCGTGTTTCGATCCGCAGATTCGAGCTTCGCGGCCCGCGAGGCTGCAGGCGAGGCGTCGGGATATGCCGTGCGGCGCATCCGGCTGGAGCGAGCACGGTACGAGCAGCGCCTGGCCACCGCGCGGCGCAACGTCCTGACCGCCCGGCGGCACCTCGCCCTCCTGATCGTGCCCGAGGGGGCCCCGTCGGTGGCCGTCAAACGCCTGCCGCAGGCCCTTCCGCCTCCTGTCACCGAAGACGAAGCCCTCCGCGTAGCGCTTCGCCAGCGCCCCGAACTTCGGCGCTGGCAGTCCCGGGTCGATGCGCAGCGGGCGGCGCTTCAGGCGGCGCGCCATGCCGTAGGGCCCAGCCCCACCGTTACTGCTGGATACAAAGATCAATCGGATGGATTTGTAGGGGTGTTCTTGGGGGTGTCGCTTCCCCTGCCCCTATTTAACCGCCACCACGGGCAGGCGGCTGCCGCGTCGGCTCGTCTCTCGGCCACGCAAACCACACAGATGCTTGTGCGCCGCGAGATAAAAAATGATGTTCGGCAGGCGCACAGCGCGTACGCTTCGCTGCGTCGGCAAATACAGCCGATGAACCAGCACCTGCTATCCGGGGCTGGCGACCTTCTGGAGATTGCTCAGACAAGCTACGCCGAGGGCGAGATGTCCCTCCTTGAGCTCCTCGATGCCACCGAGGCGTACCACGATGCACAGATTCGAACGGTGAACATGCGGGCGGATTTGTGGACGCGGTATTTCGATGTTTTGCGCGCCATGGGGCACCCCCTTCGGATGCCATAGCCCTGCCGCGCATGTACCTAATACGTTTACACTCTACCATTGCACCGACCCCATACCATGACCCATACCATGAAACGCATTGTACGCCACACATTGTCGCTTGCCCTCGTCCTTGCTCTTACAGGCGCACTTGCTGCGTGCGGCAGCGGCGAGGGCCAGGGGAACGCGGCCCCCGGGACCCATACGCACGATGACGGCTCCAGCCATGCCCATGACGGCGACGCTCACATGCATGATGCCGACACTTCGGCAACGCGCCTCGACACGTCGGGCATGGAGACCAGCACGCCTACCACGGACGGTAGCACCCCTGCGCAGGAGGGCGCCACGCACAGCCACGGCGGCGGATCGCATGCGCACGAGTAATCCCTCCCCCTTTTTCAATAACTGGCGCTCCTCCCTCGCTCCATCCCTGCGCTCTCATGGCTCTGCGGTTTTCACTACTTCTCACCACGTTCGCTCTGTTGCTCGCTGGATGTGGGGGCGGCCGTGCTGGAGGACCGGCTGCCGATGGCACGCCTAGCTCCAACGAGAGCGGCCATGCACACAACGGCGGCACGTCGTCGATCGCCGTGACGGCCTGGTCGGCCGAGACAGAACTCTTCTTTGAGCACCCACCGCTGGTTGCAGGGCAGCGCAGCGGCCCGTGGGCCATTCATGTAACCCAACGCCGCGGGTACCAGCTCATCGGTGAGGGTACGCTCACCCTGCGCTTCCGTCGCTCAGACGGCGCGGCCTACGTACACACGGCCAATGCCCCGTCGCGGCCCGGCATCTTCACGCCACAGCCCACCATTCCTGAGGCGGGTACGTTTCGCCTCTTCATGATTGTAGGCAGCCCGCAGCTGCGCGATACCGTCGAGGTGGGGGACATCCGCGTGTATGCGTCTGCTGATGAAGCGGAGATCCCGCCGGCTCCTGAAGGAGACATCACGTTCTTAAAAGAACAGCAGTGGGCGATTGATTTCGGTGTTGCAACGACCAGTGTCCGGTCGGTGCGGCCCTCGGTAGAGGCCCCCGGCGAGATTGTGCCGGTCGCCGGGCAATATGCGCGCGTCTCGGCACCTGTCAGTGGACTCACGCCGGCTGAGGCCAATCTCGGGATGCCTGCCCCGGGCGATCGCGTACGGAAAGGCGAGACGCTTGCCGTTTTGGCACCATCCGGCGGCACCGGCTCCTATGTCGAGACAAAAGCCCGCGTGGAGCGCCTGAAGCGTGAGGTGGCACGGGCCAAGCGGCTCTATGCCATCGAAGCTATTCCCGAAAAGCAGCTCATCGAGGCCCGCCACGACCTGGAGGTGGCGCAGGCCGCCCTTCAATCGATAGGGGGCGGTGAGGGAGCGGGCTTCAACTACCGGCTGCGCGCACCCATCACGGGGCAGGTGCAAGAGCGCCATCTCGCGCCCGGCAGCCGGGTCGAGGTGGGCACTGTGCTTTACACCATCGTGGACCCACGCCGGGTGTGGGTGCGCCTGCACGTTCCTGCCGAGCAGGCGGCGCGGGCCAATGCGGCGGTGGGCGGCGTCTTTACCGTAGCGGGCAGCGAGACGCCCTACACGGCAGACCGCGTGGTGTCGACGGGGGCCGCACTCGATGCGGATACGCGCACGCTTCCGGTTCTGCTTGCAGCGGCAAACCCCGAAGGCCGCCTCAAGATCGGCATGATGGTCGACGGGCGCCTGCTTACCGGTACGTCCGTCGAGGGCGTGACCATCCCCAATGCGGCGATTCAGATTGAGGATGGCCAGCCGGTCGCCTACGTGCAAACCGGCGGCGAGTCTTTCGCGCGTCGTCCGTTGCAGCTCGGCCCGACCGACGGCTATGCAACGATTGTCGAGCGCGGCCTTGAAGCCGGCGAACACGTTGTCACCAATGGTGCCTATCAAGTTTATCTGGCCTCGCTGAACGCGAGCGAGATGGCCGGTCATGGTCACCCGCACTGACCTCGAAAAGGGGGGAGCCCCCAGCAGGGGCTACAATAGGCAGGGGGCCATCGATTCACAATGCACACCGCTCGTTTCCCTGCTTCGCGTGCCCCCGATCACTCGCCCCTACGCACCCGTTTTTTTTCTCCCGCAGCTTTTCTGACCGATGCTTGACCGAACGATTCAATGGGCCCTTTCGAACCGGCTCGTGACGCTCTTTGCGGCGGTGCTGCTCGTGGCCGGGGGCGGCTATGCAGCGCTCACGATGCCCGTGGACGTGTTTCCAGACCTTACGGCCCCAACGGTCACGGTGCTTACCGAAGCCCACGGTATGGCGCCTGAGGAGGTCGAGAAGCTTGTCACGTTCCCGGTAGAAACGGCCGTAAATGGGTCATCGGGGGTGCGGCGGGTGCGGTCGAGTTCAGCGCAGGGGTATTCCATCGTCTGGGTCGAATTCGACTGGGGCACGGACATCTACCAGGCGCGGCAGATTGTGAGCGAGAAGCTCCAACTGGTGAGCGCGCAGCTCCCCGACGATGTGGACCCGCCGGTGATGGCGCCCATCACCTCAATCATGGGCGAGATCTTGCTCGTCGGGCTCACGAGCGATGCGCACTCGATGATGCAGGTGCGCGCCGCGGCCGACGGCATCCTGCGGCGGCGCCTGCTCGCCATCGACGGGGTGGCTCAGGTTATCCCGCTGGGCGGCGAAGTGAAGGAGTATCAGGTGCTCGCAAAGCCCGAAGCGATGCAGTCGCTGAACGTGTCCCTGTCGGAGGTGATGGATGCGGCAGCCGGTTCAAACGAGAACGCAGCGGGCGGCGTCTACCAGCAGGACGGCCGCGAGGTGCTCATCCGCGGCATGGGCCGGGTACGTGAGGTGCAGGACATCGCCCAGACCGTCGTTACGACGCGGGACGGCGCCCCCATTCTGCTTCGCGACGTAGCCGACGTTCAGATTGGCCCGAAGACGCCTCGGTTGGGCGCGGCGTCGGTGAACGGCGAGCCGGCCGTCGTCATCTCGATCCAGAAGCAGCCCGGTGCCAACACGCTGGAACTGACCGAACGGATTACGGCTGAGCTGGACCAGATCCAGCAGCAGCTTCCGGCTGGCATGACGATCAACCGCTCCATCTTTCAGCAGGCGGACTTCATCTCGCTGGCGATCGACAACGTCATTGAGGCGCTGCGGGACGGGGCGCTTCTTGTCGTTCTCGTGCTGTTTCTCTTTCTGTGGAACGTGCGCACGACGGCGATCTCTGTCCTGGCGATTCCGCTTTCGCTTTCCGTGGCGATGCTGGTGATGTACGGTCTTGGCATCACGATCAACACGATGACCCTTGGCGGTCTGGCTATTGCCATCGGCGCGCTCGTCGACGACGCGATCATCGATGTTGAGAATGTCTTCCGCAGGCTCAAGGAAAACGCCCAACGCCCGGAGAGCGAGCAACAGCACCCCCTCCGCGTGGTTTACGAGGCGTCGAAGGAGGTGCGGGGCCCCATCCTGAACGCGACCCTCATCATCAGCGTCGTCTTCGTTCCCCTCTTCTTTCTCTCCGGCGTTGAGGGGCGGCTCTTGCAGCCCCTGGGCCTTGCGTACATCGTCGCGATTCTGGCTTCGCTCGTCGTCGCCGTGACGGTGACGCCCGTGCTGTGCTACTACCTGCTCCCGAACGCCGCTACGGTGCAAGAAGGCGAAGACACGTGGATCGTGGGCCGCCTGCACAGCGCCTATCGAAAAACCCTGCGCGTCGTACTGGATCGATCGCGGATCGTGATGGGGGCAGCAGCTATCTTACTTGTCGCGACGCTGGCTGTCTTCCCGTTTCTTGGGCGCGGCTTCCTGCCGGACTTTCAGGAGGGCACGCTCGTCATCAGCGCCGTCACCGCGCCGGGGACGGGGCTTAAGACCTCCAGCGAGATCGGCGATCAGATAGAAGAACGTCTGTTGGAGCACCCCGCCGTGCTATCGACCTCCCGGCGCACCGGACGCGCCGAACTAAGCGAGCACGCCCAGGGCTCGAACGCCTCGGAGATCGACGTCCGGCTCGACCTTTCCGAGATGGAGATGAGCGCGGTTATGGCCGACGTGCGCGCGTCGCTGGGGTCCATTCCGGGGACGAACATCACGATTGGTCAACCCATCGGCCACCGGATCGACCATATGCTTTCCGGCACCCGAACGGCCATCGCGCTCAAGATCTTCGGTCCCGACCTTTATGAGCTACGGGACCTGGCCGAATCGGTGCGCGGTGCCGTAGAAGGCACGCCCGGCCTCGTGGACCTCTCGGTCGAGCAGCAGGCCGATGTGCCGCAGCTTCGCATCTATGCCCGGCGCCAACAGATGGCCACGTACGGCGTCACGCCCGGACGGCTCGGCCACGCTATTGAGGCGCTCATGGGCGGGGCGGTTGTCTCCGAGGTGCGCGAGGGCCAGCAAGTGTTCGACCTCGTCGTTCGGCTCGACTCTACCGCGCGCGCCGGGGCCCCGTCGATCCGTCGGGCGCTCATCGACGCGCCCACGGGCGCCAAGGTGCCCATGTCGCGACTGGCGCTCATCCAGTACGAACGCGGCCCCAACACGATTAGCCGCGAGGATGTGCAGCGCAAGATCGTCGTCTCGGCCAACGTCAGCGGGCGCGACGTGGGACGTGTGATCGGCAACATCCGCCAGCGCATCGACGAGGGCGTCACGATGCCCGAGGGCTACTACATCGAATACGGCGGGCAATTCGAGAGCGCCCGGCGTGCTACGCGTACCATTTTGATCCTATCGATCGTGGCCATCCTCGTCATCTTCCTTCTGCTCTATCAGGAGTTTGGAAGCAGCCGGGCGGCGCTCCTCGTCATGGTGAACCTGCCGCTGGCGCTCACCGGTGGCGTGGCGGCGCTGCTGCTCTTCCTGGGCGGGACACTCGACATTGCCGCGCTCGTCGGCTTTGTGACGCTCTTCGGCATTGCCGTGCGCAACGGCATCCTGCTCGTGAGCCATTACATCACGCTGCTGGGCGAAGGCCAATCGCTGCGGAAGGCCGTGGTGCAGGGGTCGATGGAGCGGCTCAACCCGATCCTCATGACGGCGCTCACGGCCGGGCTCGCGCTCATCCCGCTGGCCCTTGGGGGCGGCGAGCCGGGCAAGGAGATTCAGACGCCGCTGGCTATTGTCGTCATCGGCGGGCTCATCACGTCGACCCTGCTCAACATGATTGTCGTTCCGGTGCTCTTCGAGCAGTTTGGGCGTCCCGAGACACTCACTGCGAAAGCTGCAGACGTGTTCTCTGCGACATGAGCCGGTTGGCTGCTTAGGACCGAGTTACTCCGACAAGAGCGAGCGGGCCGAGTTGGCTACGACGCCCAGACTGCTCGCGGCCATCGCGAGGGCAACCGGGTAATGCAGGACTGCCAGTTGTCTTGCGGCAACATCAGCGCGCACACGTGCGAGCTGCGGCGACTGTGCGCCCGGTGCACATCGTAAATTCCATGACGGCATACCGCCTCAGAGCATGTATATCCCGACCAGCTCAAAATTATGATCAAAGATTAGAAGCCCTTGTTTTCCACCAAAAGACTCGTCGGGACGTTCGATGGGCGGGCGAAGCAAGGCTAAGTTGAAGTAGTACGGGCCTGCTTTGTAGAAGAAGTGTTCGATCCACGCGTTATTGCTGGTTCCCCCTGCCAATTTCTGACAAACTACAGGATCACGTTCGTCACTCAGGAGACGAATTTTGCTCGGCGTTACCGAAATGCCAGCCGCCTGCCGCTCCTCAGTCCACGTCGAATCGCTCAGGTAAGCCTCGACAATCGCTCGGGCGCTTTCACTGCTAGGTGGGCCGCCGTTGAGTGGTTGGGCAAGCGATAGAAAGGGCATTAAGAAAGAGGGAGGGAGAGAGCAATAAGTCCAATAATTCGAATGACCATTCGGCTTGATGGGAAGCATTCAAACATAGAACTAAAGCAATTCAAAGTTGCTGTCCAAGATTAGACGAGAGACTTATCGCTTCTTTTTATTATGCAAGAGGTGGCCATGAGGGTGATCACCAATGAGTGAGGCGGCTCTAGGGTAAAAATGAAACTGAATATTAGGCATACACTTTTGCTCCCGATTGGAGGCTATCCGCCGTAAGATTCAATTTTTTCCAGATTACTATTCAAGACGACTACGATAGATATTCCACTGACGATTATCTGTGGGTCATCTGGCTGTTTGAGGAGAAGCGTAACAAAGTACCGGTCACCGGCCTTGGGCTACTTCACGTAGAACCGCAGGGCGTTTAGGTTCTCCCCCAGAACGATAAAGCCTGCCCCGCCGATATTGATGGTTCCGTCCGGCTGAGTTTCCCACTCGTAGACCACAAAGTAGTACGATCCCGCCTTGTAAAACGACCGATTCTGCTCATTAGGATCCTGAAATTTATCTGACAAAGACTGGCATACTTCGGGATCCTGGGCGTCACTCAGCACGCACGCACGGACCGCACTCACGGTGATCCCTAAGTCCTGGCGCTCGCCGGCCCAGGCCGAATCGCCTAAAAAGGACTGAACGCGGTTAAGGGAGGACGCACTTGCGGAGGGACGGTAATCTCCACGCTGGCCTGCTGCTGCCGTTGGATAAAGCAGGAAGGTCAGGCCCATCAAAAGTAGCGAGAACATGTTTTGGCGGCCTTCAAATACACTCGTAGCATTGATTGTGCTCTATTCGGGTGCCCGTTGCAAGAGGCTATCCGGAATAGCCTTTAATAAAATTAAGGTTACTATCCAAAACATATATGAACGAGAGACCTGATGCAACAATGTTTGGGTCGTCTGGCTGCTTGAGGATCTGGGTAGCAAAGTAAAAACTGCCTACTTTATAGTAGCTCACTGCATACTCATCCGTAACATCGCCAAATTCGCCGTCGAGCTGGTGGCACGTACTCTCATCCTGGACCAGTTGAGTCTGCGCGGGCCTCAGTCCGGTCGTTCCTGTCTCCTGCCGTGCATCCGACAAGGTTGGGTTGGTCAGGAAGTTTTCGACCATAGCGAAGGCACGTTGCGACCCGGCGGGGCAGGCGTCTTCAGATGACGGCTTGGAGGCGCCGGGGTTGGTATGAGCCTGCGTCGATCCACTGGTTGCGCAGGCGATCAAGCCGAGCGTTAAAGCCAAAAACAGCAAGGATGTACGTTTCATAATAGTTCAGCGTTATATGGAGCGTAAAAGACCTATCGCAGGCTGAAGATCAATATCCGCAGCGGTTGTAGGTGGCATAGCCGTTCGTGCTATTCCCCTCGGCGGTGTAGAGGATGATCTTATCAGCATCGATAATGAGGCCCTTGTTGAGGTTCATCTGGACCAGTGCGGGTCGGTCATCAACACCTACTTCGTTTTCGTATCCAACGGGGATTGGCGTTTCACAGTAATCCTGCTGCTCGCCATTGGTGTATGGATGGGTGTGGACGTAGATTGTCCCGCGTGGAAGGTCGGAGGACGCTGTGAACTCAAGCTTGCAGGGCGTCGTATCGATGATCTGACTCGGCTGCAGGCGCTGGAAGGTAAAGCCGTCGTTGTAGCCGTTGGGCACGAGAAAGCCGCCTTGTTCGGCGCGGTTTCTTTCCGGTTGATTGAAGTTGGAGTCTTCCCAAAGCTGGTTGAGCGCACCTTGTGCCTCCAATGCTTCAAGAATAGCCTTGTGCTTTTCGTTAAGGATATCCGCATTGAAGCAGCTGCCTGCTTCGTCGCAGTAATCGGGCGGGTTGGCGGATTCACACGGCGGGATGGCGGTGTCCGGCGGGGCAGGGTCTACCGGTCTGCCGCTAAGGTTGCACAGCTGCGTTGTGGGTTCCTAGGCACAAGGCGACGGGTCACTGCTCTGGCGAACAGTAATCATGTTTTTCAAATCCACCTAAGTGATTACAAGCCGTACTTCTTTAGCTCGTTAAGCGAATCGTCCAGAACAATCAAGAATTCTACACCAAGTGCCATGGTGCCGTCGCTTGTTTTTTCAAAAGGCATCGCAACAAAGTAACGATCAGCTGCTCGATAATATACGACATCCCGAAGCTCAACGTCGAATTTCCCGTACGCGTTATTGAGAGCCTGACAGGTAGATGGATCCTGAACCCGTTGGACATTGCTCGTATCGATATGGGTGGTTCCTGTCTCCTGACGATTGTCAGAAAACTGGTCCTTTATTAGGAAGGTTGTGACAAGCGATCTGGCGAAAGGATTTTTAGCTGGACAGTCCTGAGCATATGTCGAAACGCCACCGAGGATCAACATAAGTGCTGAAGCAACAAAAATTATTTTTGTAATAAAACTATTGGATATAAACATGATTTTAAAAGTTTAAATAATTTTTACAATAAAAGTGCAAAAACAAAAACTTTTATATAATATTTTTAATATCCGCAACGAGAATACTGAGTCGATGATTCTACTGTATCATTTTGGTCAAAAAAATAATGTTATTACCGTCAATCATTAGCCCTATGTTAAATTCAAATTCTAAAAGAGTGTTTATGTCAAATTTAGATATTGTGCCGTCATACTCAAAAGTTACTTGAGGGCCTGTAGGGTTAAGTGGATTTGAAGGGCAAGTTATCATGTCACTAATATCAGATGGATGTGTATGGAGGAAGCCAACGGCATTCTCGGGAGGCTCGGTATTTGGAGCGAACAGTATCGCACAAGTTGTCTGGGTTACTGTACTTGGGTCTAGTTCACGCGTACTATACTCTCCATCCCTCTTTACAATCCATCGCCCACTCTCAATGTTGCCTCCTAAAGCCTGACTTCGTTGCCAGGGCTGGTTAAGCGCACCTTGTGCCTCCAATGCTTCAAGAATAGCCTTGTGCTTTTCGTTAGGGATATCCGCATGGAAGCAGCTGCCCGCTTCGTCGCAGTAATCGGGCGGGTTGGCGGATTCACACGGCGGGATGGTGGTGTCCGGCGGCGCGCACTCAGATCCCGGGGCGGGCTGCAGCTCCGTACAGGTTGTCTCGCCGTCCAGCCCTGCGTTATCCGAGGTGTTACCGTAGCCCCCTCAGTTGTGTGGGCTCCTCAGTTGTGTGGGCTCCTCAGTTGTACAGTCGCGTATGTTCACCCTGCGGTTTAGAAATTTCCCGGCAAATGGACAAACGGAAGCTTATGCCAACCAATATACGACGATTTCACTGTCTTCTAAGGCCGCTCTGTAGAATTGAAGAAGCGCCGGGAGAAGCTTCGCAGCGGCCTGCTCGCGCAT comes from Salisaeta longa DSM 21114 and encodes:
- a CDS encoding TolC family protein — its product is MWVAPAIGQPIDAQPANEPRMDPSTRRVSLGEALRLFRSNNLSLRRAQAQVTAQRGEARQTAAYPNPQLQASYEPIWRNGTRRSEAYVTLSQRIARSGRRYRIDAARARVGAVQARTQADRLRLTFEVAAAYVRAATAEARVRQFSRVARVFRSADSSFAAREAAGEASGYAVRRIRLERARYEQRLATARRNVLTARRHLALLIVPEGAPSVAVKRLPQALPPPVTEDEALRVALRQRPELRRWQSRVDAQRAALQAARHAVGPSPTVTAGYKDQSDGFVGVFLGVSLPLPLFNRHHGQAAAASARLSATQTTQMLVRREIKNDVRQAHSAYASLRRQIQPMNQHLLSGAGDLLEIAQTSYAEGEMSLLELLDATEAYHDAQIRTVNMRADLWTRYFDVLRAMGHPLRMP
- a CDS encoding efflux RND transporter permease subunit codes for the protein MLDRTIQWALSNRLVTLFAAVLLVAGGGYAALTMPVDVFPDLTAPTVTVLTEAHGMAPEEVEKLVTFPVETAVNGSSGVRRVRSSSAQGYSIVWVEFDWGTDIYQARQIVSEKLQLVSAQLPDDVDPPVMAPITSIMGEILLVGLTSDAHSMMQVRAAADGILRRRLLAIDGVAQVIPLGGEVKEYQVLAKPEAMQSLNVSLSEVMDAAAGSNENAAGGVYQQDGREVLIRGMGRVREVQDIAQTVVTTRDGAPILLRDVADVQIGPKTPRLGAASVNGEPAVVISIQKQPGANTLELTERITAELDQIQQQLPAGMTINRSIFQQADFISLAIDNVIEALRDGALLVVLVLFLFLWNVRTTAISVLAIPLSLSVAMLVMYGLGITINTMTLGGLAIAIGALVDDAIIDVENVFRRLKENAQRPESEQQHPLRVVYEASKEVRGPILNATLIISVVFVPLFFLSGVEGRLLQPLGLAYIVAILASLVVAVTVTPVLCYYLLPNAATVQEGEDTWIVGRLHSAYRKTLRVVLDRSRIVMGAAAILLVATLAVFPFLGRGFLPDFQEGTLVISAVTAPGTGLKTSSEIGDQIEERLLEHPAVLSTSRRTGRAELSEHAQGSNASEIDVRLDLSEMEMSAVMADVRASLGSIPGTNITIGQPIGHRIDHMLSGTRTAIALKIFGPDLYELRDLAESVRGAVEGTPGLVDLSVEQQADVPQLRIYARRQQMATYGVTPGRLGHAIEALMGGAVVSEVREGQQVFDLVVRLDSTARAGAPSIRRALIDAPTGAKVPMSRLALIQYERGPNTISREDVQRKIVVSANVSGRDVGRVIGNIRQRIDEGVTMPEGYYIEYGGQFESARRATRTILILSIVAILVIFLLLYQEFGSSRAALLVMVNLPLALTGGVAALLLFLGGTLDIAALVGFVTLFGIAVRNGILLVSHYITLLGEGQSLRKAVVQGSMERLNPILMTALTAGLALIPLALGGGEPGKEIQTPLAIVVIGGLITSTLLNMIVVPVLFEQFGRPETLTAKAADVFSAT
- a CDS encoding efflux RND transporter periplasmic adaptor subunit translates to MALRFSLLLTTFALLLAGCGGGRAGGPAADGTPSSNESGHAHNGGTSSIAVTAWSAETELFFEHPPLVAGQRSGPWAIHVTQRRGYQLIGEGTLTLRFRRSDGAAYVHTANAPSRPGIFTPQPTIPEAGTFRLFMIVGSPQLRDTVEVGDIRVYASADEAEIPPAPEGDITFLKEQQWAIDFGVATTSVRSVRPSVEAPGEIVPVAGQYARVSAPVSGLTPAEANLGMPAPGDRVRKGETLAVLAPSGGTGSYVETKARVERLKREVARAKRLYAIEAIPEKQLIEARHDLEVAQAALQSIGGGEGAGFNYRLRAPITGQVQERHLAPGSRVEVGTVLYTIVDPRRVWVRLHVPAEQAARANAAVGGVFTVAGSETPYTADRVVSTGAALDADTRTLPVLLAAANPEGRLKIGMMVDGRLLTGTSVEGVTIPNAAIQIEDGQPVAYVQTGGESFARRPLQLGPTDGYATIVERGLEAGEHVVTNGAYQVYLASLNASEMAGHGHPH